The DNA sequence CGCTGCCGATCGAGGAGCTGGTGCTCGTCGATCCGGCGGCCGACCGCCTGGAGCTGGTGGGAGGTCTCGCCCGGCGGATCTTCGCCAAGCAGGACCACGCCGGGAGGATCACGACCACCACCGACATCGACGCGGGCGTCGCCGACGCCGACGCGGTCCTGCTCCAGCTGCGCGTCGGCGGACAGGCCGCGCGCAACCAGGACGAGACCTGGCCGCTGGAGTGCGGCTGCGTCGGCCAGGAGACCACCGGCGCCGGCGGCCTCGCCAAGGCGCTGCGCACCGTGCCGGTCGTCCTGGACATCGCCGAGCGGGTCCGCCGCGCCAACCCGGACGCCTGGATCATCGACTTCACCAACCCGGTCGGCATCGTCACCCGCGCCCTGCTCCAGGCCGGGCACAAGGCCGTCGGCCTGTGCAACGTGGCGATCGGCTTCCAGCGGAAGTTCGCCCGGCTGCTGGACGTGAACCCCTCCGAGGTGCACCTGGACCACGTCGGGCTCAACCACCTGACCTGGGAGCTGGGCGTGCGCCTGGGCGGTCCGGACGGCGAGAACGTCCTGCCGAAGCTGCTCGCCGAGCACGGCGACGCCATCGCCGACGACCTCCACATGGACCGGCAGGTCGTCGACCGGCTCGGCGTCGTCCCCTCCTACTACCTGCGTTACTTCTACTCCCACGACGAGGTGGTCCGGGAGCTCGGCACCAAGCCGTCCCGGGCCGCCGAGGTCGCGGCGATGGAGAAGGAACTGCTCGCGATGTACGGCGACCCGACGCTGGACGAGAAGCCGGAGCTGCTCGCCAAGCGCGGCGGCGCGTTCTACTCGGAGGCGGCCGTGGACCTGGCGGCCTCCCTGCTGGGCAGCGGCGGCTCCCCGGTCCAGGTGGTCAACACGTACAACAACGGGACGCTGCCGTTCCTCCCGGACGACGCGGTGATCGAGGTGCAGGCCCGGGTCGGGCACGACGGCGCGACACCGCTGGCCGTGCCGGCGCTGGACCCGCTGTACGCCGGTCTCATCGCCAACGTGACGGCGTACGAGGACCTCGCCCTGGAGGCCGCGCTGCGGGGCGGCCGGGACCGGGTCTTCAAGGCGCTCCTCGCCCACCCGCTGATCGGCCAGTACGCGTACGCCGAGGGGCTCACCGACCGGCTGATCGCGCACAACCGGGAGCACCTTCCGTGGGCGTGAACGTGTCGGTCGTCGCCATCGACGCGGGCAACAGCAAGACCGACGTGGCGCTGATCGGCGAGGACGGCACGGTCCTGTCCACGGCGCGCGGCGGTGGTTTCCAGCCGCCCGTGGTCGGGGTGGAGGCCGCGGTCGACGTGCTGGCCGCCGTGCTGGAGCGGGCGACCGCGGAGCTGCCGGACGGCGGCCTCCCGCCCGGCTCGTCCGCCCATGTCTCCGCGTGCCTGGCCAACGCCGATCTGCCGGTGGAGGAGGCCGAGCTGGCCGGGGCCCTGGAGGCCCGGGGGTGGGGCGGCTCGGTGGAGGTGCGCAACGACACCTTCGCGATCCTGCGCGCCGGGGTGGACGAGCCCCGGGGCGTCGCGGTGGTGTGCGGGGCCGGGATCAACTGCGTGGGCATGACCCCGGACGGGCGGACCGCCCGCTTCCCCGCGATCGGGCGGCTGTCCGGTGACTGGGGCGGCGGTTCCGGGCTCGCGGAGGAGGCGCTGTGGTTCGCCGCGCGCGCCGAGGACGGTCGCGGCGAACCCTCCGAGCTGGCCCGGGTGCTGCCCGGCCACTTCGGGCTCGACTCGATGTACGCGCTCATCGAGGCGCTGCACCGGGGCGCGATCCCGTCGGCGCGGCGGCACGAGCTGACGCCGGTGCTGTTCGCGTCGGCCGCGGGCGGGGACCCGGTGGCCCTCGCGCTGGTGGAGCGGCTGGCCGAGGAGGTGGTGGCGATGGCCACCGTCGCGCTGAGGCGGCTCGGTCTGCTGGAGGAGGAGGTTCCGGTGCTGCTGGGCGGCAGTGTGCTGGCCGCACGCCATCCGCAGCTCGACGACCGGATCGCCGGACTCCTCGCGGCACGCGCCCCGAAGGCCGAGGTGCGCGTCGTGTCCGAGCCGCCGGTGCTGGGTGCGGCGCTGCTGGGCCTGGACCGTACGGGCGCGACGCCGGAGGTCCGCCGCAGACTGCGCGCGCAGTACGTCTGAGGACCGGAGCACGTCGTACGTCACGGGACGTCCCCTCACGCGGTTCGCGTGGGGGGACGTTCCTCGTACGGGTGAACGCCGGTCATGCGGGGGGCCGGAGGGAACCGATCGGACTCCTGGAACGTGTACCTGATGGGGAGTCCGTTCGCTTATGGGGATGTTTCAGGGCACGTTGCGCCACTTGCCTTGATCGGCCGCGTCCGCCCTGATCGAATGCGGGGGCCGAGGTGGGGACCGAGGTGGGGGCCGACGCGGCGGCTGATGCGGGAAACAGGCGTTCCTGGTGTGGACGCCCGTCCCCGCGGCCATACTTCTGGCCGGGCGCGCGTCCCCGGGCCGGGGACGGGGCCCGCCGTCAGTGACCGAGGGGGAGGTCGAGTGACACACCCGCCGAGCGGCGGCACGCAGACGCTGCGCCCGCCGGACCCGGTGTCCGCGCACGCCGGCGTGGACGCACCGGACCGCACCACGTGGGCCGCGCGGGCGGAGCGCCTGCGCGCCGTCGCGACGACCGAGCCCGGCCGGCTCCAGATCATCGGTGCCGTCCTGGCCCTGCTGGTCGTGGCGTTCGGCGCGGTGACCACCCTGGAGATCTCGTCGCGGTCCTCTTCCGCCGACGACGTGGTCGGCCGCAGTCAGCCGCTCAGCGCCGACGCGGCGGACATCTACCGCTTCCTGGCGGACGCGGACACGACGGCGGCCAGTGGGTTCCTCGCGGGCGCGCAGGAGCCCGAGGCCGTGCACGAGCGGTACCGGAAGGACATCGAGGAGGCGGCCCGGCTGCTGGTGAAGGCGTCGGGGAACACCGGCTCCGACAGCGCGTCCAGCCGTGAGACCGCCACCCTCAACAAGCTGCTCCCGGTCTACACGGGGCTGATCGAGCGCGCCCGCGCCAACAACCGCCAGGGCCTGCCGCTGGGCGGCGCCTATCTCCGGTACGCGAACCAGAAGATGACCGGCGAGATGCTGCCGGCCGCCGAGCGGCTGTACGCGGCGGAGACCGGCCGCCTGGAGACGGACTCCGCGGACGCCCGGCAGTGGCCCCTCCTGTCGCTCGGCGCAGGGATCCTGGTGCTCGGCGCGCTGGTGTGGATGCAGCGGCGCACCTACCGCCGGACGAACCGGGTACTGAACCACGGGCTGCTGGTGGCGACGGCCGCCGTCTCGGTGGTGATGCTCTGGCTGGCCGTGGGGCACACGGTGGCCCGTGCGGAGCTGCGGTCGGCGATGGTGCACGGCCAGGCGTCACTGGACGTGCTCAACGACGCGCGGATCAACTCTCTGAAGGCGCGCGCCAACGAGAACCTCACCCTGGTGGCGCGCGGCGCGGTGCTGACCCCCGACGGCTCCGCCGACCAGTACGAGGCGGACTACGGCACGGGGATGAAGACGTTGAAAGCCCGGTTGGATACGGCCGACCGGCTCGCGGACGACGAGCGCGGGAGCACGCCGGTCCTCGACGCGACCAAGGGCGTGGCCGAGTGGCAGGCCCGCCACCGCGAGGCCCGTGCCACGGACGACCACGGCGACTACGACGGCGCCCTGAAGCAGATCATCGGGACCGAGGAGTCCACCGGGAAGTCGTTCGAGCGGGTGGACGCCGCGCTGGAGAAGGCGCTCGCCCATGAGCAGGGCGAGTTCACCTCGGCGGCGAAGGACGGGCGGGGCGCCCTGCGGGGCCTGCCGGTCGGCGCTGCGGCGCTGGCGGTCCTGGGGGCCGCCGCCGTGATCGTCGGGGTCAACCGCAGGCTCGCGGAGTACCGGTGAGAGGGGCAGCGATGAGCAGGTCGAAGGAGCGGCCGGCACGCGGCGGCCTGCGCGGCTGGGGCGGCGTGGCGGGGATGGCGGCGGCGTGCGCGGTCACCGCGGCGGTCACCCTGCTGCCGCTTGCCCACCACGGCGACGGGGCGGCCGGAGCGCCCCTCTCGGACGGCGGGGCGGTGACGGCCGACCTGGCGCGGGCCGAGGAGTGCACCGAGCCGGAGGCGAGCCTGCCCGCGTCGAGCGCCGACGGGCCCAGCATCGAGAAGATCAAGGAGCGCGGCAAGCTCATCGCGGGCGTCGACCAGAACAGCTTCCGCTGGGGCTACCGCAATCCGGCGGCCCGGGAGCTGGAAGGATTCGACATCGATCTGGTGCGGGCCATCGCCAGGGACGTTCTGGGCGACCCGGACGCGGTGATCTTCCGCGCGATCCCCACGAACCAGCGCATCGCCGCCCTGCAGAACGACCGGGTCGACGTCGTCGTGCGGACGATGACGATCAACTGCAAGCGGCTGGAGCAGGTCTCCTTCTCGACCGCCTACTTCCAGGCCGGACAGCAGGTGCTCGCCCCGAAGGGGTCGACGATCACCGGCTACGACGCGTCGCTGAAGGGCAAGCGGGTCTGCTCGGCCGAGGGCTCCACGGCGTACGAGGCGCTGGAGAGGAAGTCCTTCGGGGCGCTCTACCGGGACGACTTCGACGGCACCGAGCGCGACCGGGACCTGCTGACCGTGCCCAACCAGCTGGACTGTCTGGTGCGGCTCCAGCTCGGCGAGGTCGACGCGATCGTCACGGACAACGCCCTGGCCGCCGGTCAGGCGGCGCAGGACCCTGCGGTGGAGCT is a window from the Streptomyces sp. MMBL 11-1 genome containing:
- a CDS encoding glutamate ABC transporter substrate-binding protein; this translates as MSRSKERPARGGLRGWGGVAGMAAACAVTAAVTLLPLAHHGDGAAGAPLSDGGAVTADLARAEECTEPEASLPASSADGPSIEKIKERGKLIAGVDQNSFRWGYRNPAARELEGFDIDLVRAIARDVLGDPDAVIFRAIPTNQRIAALQNDRVDVVVRTMTINCKRLEQVSFSTAYFQAGQQVLAPKGSTITGYDASLKGKRVCSAEGSTAYEALERKSFGALYRDDFDGTERDRDLLTVPNQLDCLVRLQLGEVDAIVTDNALAAGQAAQDPAVELKGKAPFTTEFYGVATKKGADDLVARVNKVLVDYRAGGGNSPWMKSYRKWLAAGLPGIAGPPAPKYRGD
- a CDS encoding N-acetylglucosamine kinase, whose product is MGVNVSVVAIDAGNSKTDVALIGEDGTVLSTARGGGFQPPVVGVEAAVDVLAAVLERATAELPDGGLPPGSSAHVSACLANADLPVEEAELAGALEARGWGGSVEVRNDTFAILRAGVDEPRGVAVVCGAGINCVGMTPDGRTARFPAIGRLSGDWGGGSGLAEEALWFAARAEDGRGEPSELARVLPGHFGLDSMYALIEALHRGAIPSARRHELTPVLFASAAGGDPVALALVERLAEEVVAMATVALRRLGLLEEEVPVLLGGSVLAARHPQLDDRIAGLLAARAPKAEVRVVSEPPVLGAALLGLDRTGATPEVRRRLRAQYV
- a CDS encoding 6-phospho-beta-glucosidase, which codes for MKLAVVGGGSTYTPELIDGFARLRDTLPIEELVLVDPAADRLELVGGLARRIFAKQDHAGRITTTTDIDAGVADADAVLLQLRVGGQAARNQDETWPLECGCVGQETTGAGGLAKALRTVPVVLDIAERVRRANPDAWIIDFTNPVGIVTRALLQAGHKAVGLCNVAIGFQRKFARLLDVNPSEVHLDHVGLNHLTWELGVRLGGPDGENVLPKLLAEHGDAIADDLHMDRQVVDRLGVVPSYYLRYFYSHDEVVRELGTKPSRAAEVAAMEKELLAMYGDPTLDEKPELLAKRGGAFYSEAAVDLAASLLGSGGSPVQVVNTYNNGTLPFLPDDAVIEVQARVGHDGATPLAVPALDPLYAGLIANVTAYEDLALEAALRGGRDRVFKALLAHPLIGQYAYAEGLTDRLIAHNREHLPWA